A single window of Longimicrobium sp. DNA harbors:
- the trpD gene encoding anthranilate phosphoribosyltransferase yields the protein MTADDPRALLDADLAELVRRATERPLTAEEAERAFSEVMEGRASPVQMAALLVAIRVRGATPQEVAGGVRALRRAMVPVVTAPEGLVDTCGTGGGALTTFNISTAAALLAAGAGVRVAKHGNRSFTSRCGSADVLEALGVRLELDPEREARVLEECGIVFMFAPLHHPAMRHVGPIRRELAMPTVMNVLGPVTNPAGARRQVVGVSDPALLELIAGALLELGHERALVVHGQPGMDELSPLGTTEILEVDGGKITRRTFDPVEELDWPRFDAMGLEGGEREDNARKIEGVLRGEIGGSARAAAVLNAGAAIYCAGMAESLVAGVALADESLEAGAGYAKLEALRRATR from the coding sequence GGAAGAGGCCGAGCGCGCCTTCAGCGAGGTGATGGAGGGGCGAGCCTCGCCCGTGCAGATGGCCGCGCTGCTGGTGGCCATCCGCGTGCGCGGCGCCACGCCCCAGGAGGTGGCGGGCGGCGTACGTGCCCTGCGCCGCGCCATGGTGCCGGTCGTTACCGCGCCCGAGGGGCTGGTGGACACCTGCGGCACTGGCGGGGGCGCGCTCACCACCTTCAACATCTCCACCGCCGCGGCGCTGCTGGCGGCCGGCGCGGGAGTGCGCGTGGCCAAGCACGGCAACCGCAGCTTCACCTCGCGCTGCGGCAGCGCCGACGTGCTGGAGGCGCTGGGCGTGCGGCTGGAGCTGGACCCCGAGCGTGAGGCGCGCGTGCTGGAGGAGTGCGGAATCGTGTTCATGTTCGCGCCCCTTCACCACCCGGCCATGCGCCACGTGGGCCCCATCCGCCGCGAGTTGGCCATGCCGACCGTGATGAACGTGCTGGGCCCCGTGACCAACCCTGCCGGCGCGCGGCGGCAAGTGGTGGGGGTGAGCGACCCCGCGCTGCTGGAATTGATCGCGGGCGCCCTGCTGGAGCTGGGGCACGAACGGGCGCTGGTGGTGCATGGCCAGCCCGGGATGGACGAGCTGAGCCCGCTGGGGACCACGGAGATCCTGGAGGTGGATGGGGGGAAGATTACCCGCCGCACCTTCGACCCGGTGGAAGAGCTGGACTGGCCCCGGTTCGACGCGATGGGGCTTGAGGGCGGGGAGCGCGAAGACAACGCGCGGAAGATCGAGGGGGTGCTGCGGGGCGAGATCGGGGGCTCGGCGCGCGCGGCCGCGGTGCTGAACGCGGGCGCCGCCATCTACTGCGCGGGAATGGCCGAGTCGCTCGTGGCCGGCGTCGCCCTGGCGGACGAATCGCTGGAGGCCGGGGCAGGGTACGCGAAGCTCGAGGCGCTGCGACGCGCTACGCGGTAG
- the lexA gene encoding transcriptional repressor LexA: MALTKKQRQILDYVESFVESNGYSPSYEEIADHFGYNSLATVHEHLTNLEQKGFLRKNYNKSRSLEIVRADLHAPALELPLKGEVAAGLPIEAVPDGMEETVTVPHDMVRRGENYVLRVRGDSMIEEQIRDGDYIIVNSRQTAENGEMVVALVSDGTVGGSATVKKFYREAGNRIRLQPANETMKPMYFPADAVAIQGIVVGVIRKY, from the coding sequence ATGGCGCTCACCAAGAAGCAGCGGCAGATCCTCGACTACGTCGAGAGCTTCGTCGAATCGAACGGCTACTCGCCGAGCTACGAGGAGATCGCGGACCACTTCGGCTACAACTCGCTGGCGACGGTGCACGAGCACCTCACCAATCTGGAGCAAAAGGGCTTTCTCCGGAAGAACTACAACAAGAGCCGTTCGCTGGAGATCGTCCGGGCCGACCTCCACGCCCCCGCGCTGGAGCTGCCGCTGAAGGGCGAGGTGGCGGCGGGCCTGCCCATCGAGGCGGTGCCCGACGGCATGGAAGAGACGGTCACCGTACCGCACGACATGGTGCGCCGCGGCGAGAACTACGTGCTGCGGGTGCGGGGCGACTCCATGATCGAGGAGCAGATCCGCGACGGCGACTACATCATCGTCAACTCGCGCCAGACGGCGGAGAACGGCGAGATGGTGGTGGCGCTGGTGTCGGACGGAACGGTGGGCGGCTCGGCGACGGTCAAGAAGTTCTACCGCGAGGCGGGCAACCGCATTCGCCTGCAGCCGGCGAACGAGACCATGAAGCCCATGTACTTTCCCGCGGACGCCGTGGCGATCCAGGGGATCGTGGTGGGCGTGATCCGCAAGTACTGA
- the trpC gene encoding indole-3-glycerol phosphate synthase TrpC yields MSASILDRIVETKRGEVKATSPRLAEYRDIARRAQPPRGFAAALKHPAEVRLLAEVKRRSPSAGDIRPGADPAEIARSYAAGGAAALSVLTDRDYFGGDLEALRAVHAAVALPIIRKDFVIDPVQVWEARAAGADAVLLIARILEQPLLEDLHALVRELGMDALVEAHTAEELDRALTAGATLVGVNNRDLDTFATRLELSLELAARVPESVTYVAESGIRTAADVDRLGAAGVDAILVGESLMRQPDVAAAAAALAGRAKAAGARPA; encoded by the coding sequence TTGAGTGCAAGCATCCTGGATCGCATCGTAGAAACCAAGCGCGGCGAGGTGAAAGCCACCTCGCCGCGGCTTGCCGAATACCGCGACATTGCACGCCGGGCGCAGCCCCCGCGCGGGTTCGCGGCCGCGTTGAAGCACCCCGCCGAAGTGCGCCTGCTGGCCGAGGTCAAGCGGCGCTCCCCCTCGGCCGGCGACATTCGCCCCGGGGCGGATCCCGCGGAGATCGCCCGCTCGTACGCCGCCGGGGGCGCGGCGGCGCTCTCCGTTCTCACCGACCGCGACTATTTCGGGGGTGACCTGGAGGCCCTTCGCGCCGTCCATGCGGCGGTGGCGCTGCCCATCATCCGCAAGGACTTCGTGATCGACCCCGTGCAGGTGTGGGAGGCGCGCGCCGCCGGGGCCGACGCGGTGCTGCTGATCGCCCGCATCCTGGAGCAGCCGCTGCTGGAAGACCTGCACGCCCTGGTGCGCGAGCTGGGCATGGACGCGCTCGTGGAGGCGCACACGGCCGAGGAACTGGACCGGGCGCTGACGGCAGGGGCCACCCTGGTGGGGGTGAACAACCGCGACCTCGACACCTTTGCCACCCGCCTGGAATTGTCGTTGGAACTGGCGGCCCGAGTACCCGAATCCGTCACCTATGTCGCTGAAAGCGGGATACGCACGGCGGCGGACGTGGACCGGCTGGGCGCCGCCGGGGTGGACGCCATCCTGGTGGGCGAATCGCTGATGCGCCAGCCCGACGTGGCCGCCGCCGCCGCCGCGCTGGCCGGCCGCGCGAAGGCCGCCGGGGCGCGCCCCGCATGA
- a CDS encoding phosphoribosylanthranilate isomerase codes for MTWPPAVKVCGLMRPEDAAVASTVGAAYLGVILAPGGKRTVTAGRANVILGGIPAKRVGVFVDAGENELLANAREAGLHVLQLHGDEPPELADRMRTAGYEVWKAVRARGADDFSRAVRRYAGAVDALLLDGYSPAAHGGTGTRFPWAEVAERLGELPPGMRLVAAGGLTPHNVAEAATILRPHVVDVSSGVEVSPGVKDPDAVRAFVEQVQSLSFKQVR; via the coding sequence ATGACCTGGCCGCCCGCCGTGAAGGTGTGCGGCCTGATGCGGCCAGAAGATGCTGCAGTTGCCTCCACGGTGGGGGCAGCGTACCTGGGGGTGATCCTTGCGCCTGGCGGAAAAAGAACCGTGACGGCGGGGCGCGCAAACGTTATACTTGGCGGCATACCGGCCAAGCGCGTGGGCGTGTTCGTGGACGCGGGCGAGAACGAGCTTCTCGCGAACGCCCGGGAGGCCGGCCTGCACGTCCTTCAGCTGCACGGCGACGAGCCGCCCGAACTGGCGGACCGAATGCGCACCGCGGGGTACGAAGTGTGGAAGGCGGTCCGCGCGCGCGGGGCGGACGACTTTTCCCGGGCGGTGCGGCGGTACGCGGGCGCCGTGGACGCGCTGCTGCTGGACGGGTACAGCCCGGCGGCACACGGCGGCACGGGCACCCGCTTTCCCTGGGCCGAGGTGGCGGAGCGCCTGGGCGAGCTTCCGCCCGGGATGCGGCTGGTGGCCGCGGGCGGGCTGACGCCGCACAATGTGGCCGAGGCCGCGACGATCCTTCGTCCCCACGTGGTGGACGTGAGCTCCGGGGTGGAAGTTTCGCCGGGGGTCAAGGATCCGGACGCGGTGCGGGCCTTCGTCGAGCAGGTGCAATCTCTTTCCTTCAAGCAGGTGCGTTGA